The Myotis daubentonii chromosome 9, mMyoDau2.1, whole genome shotgun sequence genome has a segment encoding these proteins:
- the LOC132242263 gene encoding olfactory receptor 6Q1: MQLYAPNWTHVTEFVMVGFAGVHETRLLFFTLFLTMYLFTLLENLAIIMVVILDHRLRRPMYFFLTHLSCLEIGYTSVTVPKMLTGFIGGEGGKNISYAGCLSQLFIFTFLGATECFLLAAMAYDRYVAICMPLRYGALVSWGTCIRLAGACWLVGFLTPMLPIYLMSQLTFCGSNVIDHFFCDASPLLALSCSDVTLKETTDFLVSLAVLLASSVVIAVSYSNIVWTLLHIRSAAERRKAFSTCTAHLTVVSLFYGTLFFMYVRTKVASSINFNKVVSVFYSIVTPMLNPLIYSLRNKEVKGALRRAISLKSWKGQ; the protein is encoded by the coding sequence ATGCAGCTATATGCCCCAAATTGGACCCACGTGACAGAGTTTGTCATGGTGGGCTTTGCCGGGGTGCATGAAACACGCCTTCTCTTCTTTACACTCTTCCTCACCATGTACCTGTTTACCTTGTTGGAGAACTTGGCCATCATCATGGTGGTGATTTTGGACCATCGGCTCCGGAGACCCATGTACTTCTTCTTGACACACTTGTCCTGCCTTGAAATCGGGTATACCTCAGTCACAGTGCCCAAGATGCTGACTGGTTTTATTGGAGGAGAAGGGGGCAAGAATATCTCCTATGCTGGCTGCCTTTCCCAGCTCTTCATCTTCACCTTTCTTGGGGCAACTGAATGTTTCCTGCTGGCTGCCATGGCCTATGACCGTTATGTGGCCATTTGTATGCCTCTCCGATATGGGGCCTTGGTGTCCTGGGGCACCTGCATCCGTCTGGCTGGTGCTTGTTGGCTGGTGGGCTTCCTCACACCTATGTTGCCCATCTACCTCATGTCCCAGCTGACATTTTGTGGCTCCAATGTCATCGATCACTTCTTCTGTGATGCCTCACCTTTGCTAGCCTTGTCTTGCTCAGATGTAACCCTGAAAGAGACCACAGACTTCCTGGTCTCTCTGGCAGTACTCCTGGCCTCCTCTGTGGTCATTGCTGTGTCCTACAGCAACATTGTCTGGACGCTGCTGCATATCCGCTCTGCGGCTGAGCGCCGGAAGGCCTTCTCCACTTGTACAGCTCACCTGACTGTAGTGAGCCTCTTCTATGGCACTCTTTTCTTTATGTATGTCCGGACCAAAGTGGCCTCCTCCATCAACTTCAACAAGGTGGTGTCTGTCTTCTACTCCATTGTCACACCAATGCTCAATCCCCTCATCTACAGTCTTCGAAACAAGGAGGTGAAGGGAGCTCTGCGCAGAGCCATTTCCCTCAAGTCTTGGAAAGGCCAGTGA